ACCGGGCACACCGCCAGGTTCCCGAACGCCAGCATCGAGTACGACCCGACGTCGGAGAAACCCTTCAGGATCAACGCCGGCACGAGGTACACGCTGAGCACGAACGTCGAGCCACGGTTCCCCGCGCCGAGCACGAACATGAGCAGCATGGCCTTCCACTGCGTCCGCACCGCGTAGCTGAACGGCTTCTGCTCGACGTTGAGCTCCGCCTGCTTCTCCTTCACCCACTGGAACTCCGGGGTGTCCTCCAACCGCTTCCGCATGTAGAGCCCGATCCCCGCCAGCGGCAAGGCGATCAGGAACGCCACCCGCCAGCCCCAGGCGTGGAACGTCTCCTCGCTCATCATGGTGGCCAGCGCCGCGGCCACCAGACCGGCGAGGCCGAAGCCGGCGAACGCACCCACGGCGGTGTAGCCGCCCAACCGGTTCTTCCTGTTGTCCGGTTGGTGTTCCAGCAGGAAGGCCGCCGTCGTCGTGTACTCGGCGCTGGCGCCGATGCTCTGCACCACCCGCATGAGCACGAGCAGGATGGTGGCCGCGACACCGATCTGCGCGTACGTGGGGAGGAAGCCGATACCCGCGGTGCCGAGCGACATGCCGGCGATGGTGAGGATCAGCGTGTTCCGCCTCCCCCAGGTGTCGGCGAACCGGCCGATGATCGTGCCGGCGATCGGGCGGACGAGGTAGCCGACGGCGTAACCGGAGAACGCGGCGATCAGGGCGACCGTCTGGTCTTCCGAGGGGAGTAGTGCACCGCCATGATCGCGGCCAACACCCCGTAGACGGCGTTGTCGTACCACTCGACGAGGTTGCCGATCAGGGCCGAGCCGAGCACGCGGCGATAGACAGGTGCGGGCACTGACAGGTCTGGGCGGGGTTCGATCGGTTGGTCAGTTTGCATCGCTGGTCCCGATGTCCGTTGGAATATGGATCCCCGTGGTTCCGACCCGCCTGTCAGTCGGCGGTGTTCGGCAAGTACAGCGACTCCGTCGACCCTGGCGGGCCGAAGGCTTGCAGGCCGCGTTCCACGGCGGCGATCGCCGCGTCGATCTCCTTCCCCGTGACGGTGTCGGCGGTTGCGTCCAGGTGGGCGTAGATGCTCGCCTGCGCCCACCGGCGGACGGACGGATGCAGTCGTGGCAGCCACTCGGCCACCCGGTCGGCCACGTCGCCGTACCTGGCCTCCCAGCCGGTGCGGCCGGGTCCGTAGTCGAACTGTCCGTGGCGGGCGTCCATCCCGGCGCGCGCGGCGGCGGTCGCCGCCGTATCGACGTCCCCTGCCTGGTCCACGACCACGCCGTAGGCGTCCCTCGCGCGCTCGGCGCTGACCAGACCGTCGAAGAAGTCGTCCGCGACGGACTGCGGCTCCCGGTCGACGGCCGGCCCCTGACCGCCACCGCCGCCGGAGACGAAGTGGATGACGTCGGCAGGGCCCGGACCGTAGACGGAGTCCTTGCCGATGTCGAGGAGGGAACCGTCCTCGACGGCGACCGTGCACTTCGCCGTGGTACCCGCCTGGCCGCCGTCGGCGCCGAAACCGCTGAACCGGTGCCGATCCTGGCCGCGCATCACGAAGACCGCGTCCGGGTGGTGCACCTGCAACGCGTACTCGAGACCGAAGCCGCCGCGCAGACGGCCAGCGCCCTCGCTGTCCGGACGCAACCGCAATGCATGCACGGTGACCGGGCACTCCGCCTCGAGCACCTCGACGGGCACGCTCCGCAGGAACGCCGCCGCCAGGTTGACGGCCGACTCCCCGTCGAGGTTCATGCCGCCGCCGCTGCCGCCTTGCACCGGGTTGGCCACCACCACTCGTCCTGGCTTGCCCAGCTCCGATGTGGAGATGTAGGTGATGACGCTCTGGTCCGCCCCGCCCGCAGGCACGAGTTGCGGAACCGCCTTGTTCAGCGCGCCGAGCACGGCCTCCTGGATCCGGCACGCGGTCGAGAAGCGCATACCGCAGGCCGCCGGGTACGAGGAGTTCACCACCGAGTGCTCGGGCATGGTGAGGTCGATGCAGCGGTGGATGCCGCCGTTGTAGTGCAGACCGTGCCCGTGGGTGACCACGAAGTTGACCAGCCCCAGGCAGAGGAACGGGTGGTGCCGGTTGCCGCCCGTCGGGAGGTTGATGGCGGCCCGCACCTGCGGGTCGGAGCCGCTGAAGTCGAGGCCCACCGTGCCGTCGTCGCGTACGGTCAGCTCCACCTGGATGCGCACCGGCAGGTCGCTGACGTAGTCGTCCTCGAAGTACTCGGTGAACGAGTAGCTGCCTACCGGGATCTCGGCCAGCACCTGCCGGGTGAGCGCCTCGGTGTTGTCGAGCGTCCGGTACATCGACTCCTGCACGGCATCCAGGCCGTGTCGCTCGATCAGGCCGTGGATCCTGCGGTCACCGACCTTCAGCGCGGAGAGCATGGCGGAGATGTCGCCCCAGTTGAGCTCGGGGATCCTGCTGTTGTCGGCGAAGATGTTCCAGACGTCCTCGTTGAGCTCGCCCTGGCGTACGAGCTTGGTCGGCCGCAGCCGGATGCCCTCCTGGAAGATCTCGTGGTTCCTCATGTGGATGCTGCCCGGCACTGCGCACCGACGTCGGTGCAGTGGATGAACGCCCACGCGAAGCACAACAGCTCGCCGTCGACGAACACCGGCCGGAAGACGTAGAGGTCGTTGAGATGCATCACCATCCCGCCGGTGAGGTACGGGTCGCTGGCGATCGCCACGTCGCCTTCCGCCCAGTCGTCGAACGCCGTGGTCCCCGCGGCCATCGGGATGCCGACGAGCGGCGTCGCGCCCATCGCGTACGGGGCCGCGAACATCTCGCCCTCAGGCG
This Streptosporangiales bacterium DNA region includes the following protein-coding sequences:
- a CDS encoding MFS transporter, yielding MVRQRRLRGVGRDHGGALLPSEDQTVALIAAFSGYAVGYLVRPIAGTIIGRFADTWGRRNTLILTIAGMSLGTAGIGFLPTYAQIGVAATILLVLMRVVQSIGASAEYTTTAAFLLEHQPDNRKNRLGGYTAVGAFAGFGLAGLVAAALATMMSEETFHAWGWRVAFLIALPLAGIGLYMRKRLEDTPEFQWVKEKQAELNVEQKPFSYAVRTQWKAMLLMFVLGAGNRGSTFVLSVYLVPALILKGFSDVGSYSMLAFGNLAVCPVLVLAGIIADRIHERNMLILGYAFTAASIVPIFMLVGSGQAGLAYVALALYAVGLGATMGPLTTMFVSVFPPDVRGTASGLTYNVVTTAIGSTAPIVGVWLTSRFGDLAVSYYLAFLSVLSLVAVLLARRFISSAKIRHSLSETGELAARL